The stretch of DNA TACTAATTCATCAGACATCCAGCTGCCAAAACTCAAGCCCAAATATCTTGCATCACGATGACTCGGAGATTCTTCAACATGACATTTGCTTTAACTCAAGTCCCTTTAGTAAACAGACAGCACCATTAACATGTTTCCGCAGATGACAAAGGTCAACAGGTCAACACACATTTGGCTAAATAAAGAGGAAGAGTAGCAGTAAAACCTTCAGACTAAGCGAATGAATGTGTTACTTGAAAATGTGTAGCACAAGATGAGCAGAAAACTTTGTACTATGTTTTTAAGCATTTAACAAAGGTTCTACAAAAggaaacaaaactgcaaaaaaagttttaaattattgGAAAATAAGCTGGTCATGCCAGTTAGTTATGCTTTCACATCTGAGTACAGGTTGCAATGAGCCGTATCTACAGGGAATACGTCACACTAAACTACATGGTTGCAAATAATCTGTGACCTGGTTGTTACATGACATTTAAGAGCCAATAAAAACTGCCAAACCAATATCTCAAGATACTTGTTTATTGTATATCCTGCTACTTCTACGCTACCAGCAATAAAGTTCCATAAACCATAATGAATGAaattacatttaaaaccattttgtGTAGgaaaaatttagtaaataatcttatttacagttcatttgaaaaaaatcattgaaCTACTTCATTTGCCCATGCTCTTGTGATATATAGCAAATTGTAATGCAGTGCGAAAAAATTCAAATGCTAATCATGAATAGATTGTTCCGTCAAGACTACTGAGTCTTGATGTGCCCATGCCCACAGACCTAAGAACACGGGACGCTGTCATAATGCAGATTGAGAGCCGCAGTTTGAACTCCATCATTGTTCAGCTAGTAACACAAGTTTGAACACATGAAACTAGCAATTTTTTGAGAAGCAATTCAGTgtgcatatacatatacctaCCACTTCCGAATCACGGTAGACTTGAATCAGATGGATCATCTGTTATGAGAGGCTTGTAGATACAATATCAATCAGAAGTACTCTGGTGCTCTATACACCCCAACAGGCAGCATCGCTTATACTAATGTTAGggattaaaaatattatttgatgttTGGGTTCAAACATATTTAGATAAGAATGAATTTAAACATTAACtaccaaaaatgttaatttttgatTCAGATTTAATACAGAAGTTGCAGATGTTTGCTGGGCTAGTTGAGGACGGAGGGTGATGCAACTGATTTAGTGAAAGTGCTCATCTCTTGTAACCTATCTGTAGCAATTACCTCATAAATGTATATTGTGTAGTTTTGTTTCAATGTGTAGCACCCTACCTGCCTGTCATCAGAACCAAATCATTGCCACTCTCTAGCTATTGAGAATAATTAGTTATTGATTAATTAATTTATCTACAAGAAACAAAGTCGCGGTGTCATTAGAACTATATCTGGCCAGTGTTCATACCATCTTGTGACCACCAAAGAAAAAAGCAATGCCAACAAACTTGGCCATAACATGAATATCAGcaacaaatatttcaaaatacatTCATGCATTGACAAAGGCACTTTGTAGTACAACCAGCTTCTACACCAGTGTAATACAGATCGTTATATTGGTGCACTAGTGCATGTATTTTTTCGTGCCTTTCGTGCTTTCTGTTATAACTGTAGTTCTACACcttcatttttttttaattcattgcTACATATTTTAGCTTGTAAGGGGATGTGTATAGAATACAGCTCTTAAACAAGGTAAAAAAATGGTATGTGAAATTAAAGCATTGGAGCAAATTAAGCATTAAAGCAACGTATCACCATAAACGAGGCTAAAGTGCTGAAAAATTTccaaaacaaagattaaaaagatGTCAACTTTGATCTTGAGCTTGTATCGAAAACCAAGGCTTTTTAGAAATGGCAAGTCAATTGCCATTTGCTATGGCCATATTGACTATCCAAAGCATCTGTTTTATTCGAGGTAGATTCAACCGCCATATTTTGCGATACTCGTTTGTATTAAAGTGACAGTAGCTCAAATAACTATTTTTAAACAGTCATTTTTAGTAAATTAATAACATAAAATGACACATAGAATGTTGTTACATAAATAAAAGGCCTTGGCGTAGCCTTTATTTCACGGCACCTGAATTGCTTTGACTCAGTTCTTCTGAGTCAAACTACTTTTAAACTCTTTTAACTACTTACTTTGACctctttgttttgttttatttcatcaaaagatatgaaaacagaaaaacaacaaaagaaataatgatgaggcccaaactgcccagtagcattgctagtcaaggtGCTAGTCAAGCATTGCTAGTCAAGCATTGCTGGGCCAAAAGACTAAGTGGGTCAATGACTAAGTAGGTCTTTGACTAAGTGGTCAAAGACCCACTTAGTCTATAGAAGTTCTAAGCATTAAGTGAGTGGTCAAAGAGGTAAGGGTTTTTTAAACGTGGGTACCCTTTACTGTTAAATAGCTTTTTCAAAGTTGGAAACAATCAcgattgtttaaaaaaatatcacatttttaaatatggatgtaaatgtatgtaaatggTCCATGAGTTGCATTGCACATTAGAATGCTGGTCAACCTGCTTTTCAGTATTGATGACTTGCATGCTTTAATTTGACAAGATCTTATGTTTCTTGCACTCAACAgccatataaaattataatatgcaAACTAAAAAGTTTATAGGTTACTGGAGCAGAGCTACCAGCAGTTTTACACAAGGTACAAGAGAGAGCCAACAAAAAGCTCTATAAAAAATTTAAGTACATTTTTCATGGTTGCGATCAATGCTGTTTATCATGcgaaatataaatacatgtaccagCTTGTCAGCTTTTTCAGTATCTAGCcggtttttatttatttttgattgaAAGCAACCAAAAGTGAAGATTACTATCCTGATACTCACACAAAAGCTGATTGCAGTAAACATTTTTTGAGTGTGCCATTGTATCATTGTCAATACCAGTGACAATTTTCTACCCCACCATGTGATGGGTTGTACCCCATTAACTACTACATCAGTAAAGCAATTTGGCATAAAAGGAGTCTTTTTCTCCTGATACTTCATCAAGAGCAGTAAGAATTTTTAACTTTATTGGTTGCACATGCGTGTAAATGTGCCTTCATCAGCCTTCAGCACATTTCCACAAAACTTTTACATGAGCAGATAAGCTAGGTAATGATCTTGTGTTAGATCGACATCTGCCCGCTTGTCTAACTATTTTAACTCGGCAGTATTAAGCACATCTTGTAATTTTACTTTGAAACTGCTTCCATATCACAGATGTATCTGTTGTATCTTTACTAAATGATCTCATAGGTGCTAACTTCAAAAGTCCTATTGTAGCCTTGCACTAAGCAATTATTAGTTATAAATTATATCCATCACACTTGCTAACTCATGAAAGAGGAGTGTTTACAGATTTTTTACACGTACATCAAAACAACATTGCTTATCGAAAACAATGATTTTTGCAGCAAactcaataaaaaacaaaatatcgtGTTTACCCCACTCCCCAAACAACGCTTTAAATCTTTCGATTTCTTTCATGCCAATCCTGAGCATTTTAATaaagaaaatagaaaattattttagGTTTGTTTCTTTTCGGTTTGTTAGTGTATTGTATAATATGGCTTGAACCAGTTGCCAGTAACGGCTCACATTGTGCTAATCTACTAGATTATTGCATAAAGTTCTTACTTTGCTATACACATTACAAAATGATACGTCAAACAACTTACCTTACAACTTGTATATCGATAGGGAACTTTGCACTTGTATTTGTCATTATGAAGCTGTCCTAGTCTTGACAACAAGAGTTGGAGCCGCAAAGTGtgttcaaaaaaataaaattctaaaTTTATGCAAAAGTTGCTACAGCATGTGATAATTTAGAGACCACAATTCCTGCAACACCATCATGAGTCGGGTCTGTGTTGCGTCACTAACGGCCCCGTTAACTACTCATTTTGAGAAACACGGTTAGTTTTATACTCTCACGACTCAACAACGCGTGTGCATGCAAAACTTATAAGTAATACATTTACTCAATCTATGTAattaacaatatttatttttatgcaatttattttaaaaaataatttgttcaaaataaaatttatttttagaactTTTTGCGGATGCCCATCACTCTGGTAACAATTCAAGATGGCTGATCAACCTAAAGCAGATCCACCTCATGGCTTGGAAAGATATGATTTGGGAGGGCCGAACGATTTGGGTGCTCTGAGCAAAACACAACAGGAAAAACTTAATCGCCACAAGGTATGAGGCTAAAAATTTAAGTATCGACGTGCTTTTATTACGCTTTGTCTAGTGAATATCCGCTAGTGTTTGTAAATGATATGGTCGaagtatttgaattttttactAGCCTTATAATTTTGTGTATATGACAAATACATAACTCGGAAAATTCTTTAACGCCTATTTAATTCACAAATTTTTGCGTTGTTTGTTCAATTGTACAATGTCATGCATGGTAACTTCTCAGAATAACTTTGTCACACTGCTAGCCATTCATAACAAGTTTACTATATTTGCTTTGAAATTGCTCATAGTATGCGATATACAATATCTCATCAGTCAGCTGTTTTAGCACATGCTTTTTTGTACCCAGATTCAAACAAGAATGGCAAATGAAAAGTACCTGAGGGAACACCCAGAGGTCGATTGTCTTCTTTCAAGCTTTTTGAGGTATAGTGTTAATCCTTCTAAATATTCTCCATATACTTTTTCTGAAAACTAAACACATTATTGGCTTGTTAACATCTTTAGCAAATAGGCACAAACTAGTCTAAACACCAACTCTTCAGTTAAGATTTTATACCTTGACTTCTGAAAGGCGGAAGTTGTTCGTAAAATGCTTTAGTATCCAAGTAGTTTTATCTTTTTAAGCAAAAATGGTTTAAACAAAGCATTTGTTGTAGCATCAGTATAGCATAGCAAGTTTGTGTGAAGATTAAATTTCACAAGTTGAAATATGCAATGTAAACTCCCATGTTTTGATGCCACGTGTCATAAGCTGATGCTTCTTAGACTGTTGTAGAGATGTTTATCTGCAAAGACCTGAAGATATTCGAGAGTTTGCAGCTAGTAAGTgcaattttgtaaatttttctttGTGATTTGTTGGCCAAATTACGGTTTTCTTATAAATTATCTAGTTCAGTTCTAATATCTAACTGGATATTAGAACTGTTTATTGTTAGACAATAATCTAACTGGAAAGCATAGACACGTGTTTACTGACCTGTACATCTCATAGATTGTGAACTCCtgtgttatatacatatactatgtgaATGCCTGACATTCCTCGGttaataaaaaagcctttgcGCAgagaatttgttttatttaacatagacaacatttaccatcgtgatttttaaacttcatatcataagtaAAGTGTTTTGTACAGTTCAATTAAATGAAGGAAGAAcctaaaacaattgtaaaagtgtttaaatgtgaaataattagcaagtaatcaCTAAATAAAGTATGGTTTGttacaatgaaaagtgaatTGATACTGatataattaaaacaaactgagaaaaaaaacaaaatcatAATCAAGAACATGTTGAATTAGTAACAaagagtacatagaagtgtgtctaTAAAAAGGCTACTGTTAACGCAGAAGCTATCCACCAATTCTTTTAATATAGCAAAAAGCACACcagggtactttgtctgaccgaaccgAGGGAGAAAGTacaggctattcctactcaagaaTGACCGTGTGAACATTTGTAGGTTTACAATTTCTAACGATTGCCTTTTACAATAACcggaaattgaaaattgaagtCAAGCTGTTACAGTTGCGCTATAACGGAAcacttgaaattgaaatggcacaattaaaaaatacaaatagagaaaaattaataatggattttgaaatagcttttaaaaaaattttgaaagaaGAACAATTGCACAAGATatcattaattaattattagtaAAATGTACATATTTAACTTTAATCATGATAAGGATACTGTAGAtgaactaaattaaaaaagaatgGCTCACCCTTGTGGTTGGGTGCGCGTGTATGCTTACTTGCAATTGTtgcgagttcaattccagtacgGTAGGGAATTTTCATCGCAAAtttttaatcgctatagctggacacatcAACAACAAAAGACAAAAGACAAGCATTGAGATATATGTagattattaaaggttgacatgcaacaaaattcacattacagttatttggtatcaaaagattcaccacgtcttactctgttgtgtagtaggtgccaaatatgttggaaggtgattacaagctcttaaaagctcaaaaacgaaaagccgctgtagatttgaatctctttatttctctgacgtagccatgaaatttggttatcgttttgtcacgtgatgttctccgtgaattgaaaagccattaaaaagctcaatataaaacttatcgtagcactagtttatgacaaacacttcgggttttaccgaagaccccgtatcaaatatagatgcttgctactatacagttttgtttcggtttggtctaatcggcaagtcgtaatctgatcatgtgacccagtacttcgcaaataatttctgcagcacttttcaattatcacaaatgaccaacaggctcgtcatgattatcagacaatgatatgtactccttcaagctaaggctaaaaaattaaacgaatttttacggtaagttaaagATATccctgctaaaagtgacagcattacgataacgataaaacagacgcgtaagaacattagacatggttttattgaatgcgtaaagtatatttgtgaaattgttcgacaaataaggttgcatgaaagtgtaaacagaaaccgtctaacacagctacgtcacatttgagccgttttggaaagagaatccaaactacggcggtctcgtgtggctgcgattaacagttcgtttttgagcttttaagagcttgtaatcacattcccacatattttgcactgacaacacaacagagtaagacatggtgaatcttttcatatcaaataactgtaatgtgaatttggttgcaagtcaacctttaagtaaaatAGTTATGTGCTGTATAATATTTGGATTAACTAATCAAATTTTGTAATGTAGCCGTTCTGACACAACTTTTTTAGCATATTTCAATGATGTGAACCTACCAGATAAGATAGAAGAAGCCATGACTGAGAAACAAGAGAAACACTATGAGCTAAAAGTGCTGAGAAACATCAATCACAACCAGACAAGCTCATAGCGGCGATCCACTCAAAACATTGGCAATCCTTGTTCCTAATCATCTCTAAGGAAATCTATATAATTACACATGGACCTACCTAATTGTGCGAACTTTGTGAAGAAATTATTTCCTAGAGTTCCCGGTAGCTAGCTCAGAATAAATCTGTTTGTGGGCCATAAAGTTTACATGCTCTAGTGAATTTTTCTTACATTCGGAGATTACGTCGTGAATTGTACTGCATGACATCCatagtttaatttttgtttctcgTAACAGCTGTTTGTTGATATGAAGTATTTTCTACATATTTGTCTGCTTGAAATGGCCAATTCTTTTGTGATTTTGGAGCTCCGAAACTTATGAAAAAGAGGTAGTTTTATAAAAGCTGAAATTTTTAATCATCAATTCTATCTACAGTAAATCATTTTGATCAACATTGGAGAGctgttgttttatttgtacATTAAGAATTTACAATGACAGCGTAACCTTGAATGAAATAGCTATACACAATAAAGTTCACTTTCCACTATACATGAGCGTGGGATGCCTTCACTCTGATCTGTAGTAAGGTTTGGCTCTATATAACCAGGCGTCTCTTTCGGACTCATTTCTTCTTGGTGCTGGGGTGCCATACTCGAGTCCATCCTTTGTTTCCTGAAGGTGTCTTAAGTACCTCGAGTTAAACTTTTTTGCTAACTGTGTGCTTTGTTCAGGGTTAATTGCAGAGCTGGACATTCTCTTTCCATTTGCGAGCTTCAAGAAAAATAGCAAGAAGTCACTATTGTTTTATGGTATGTACAATAATTTGGCATTGATGTGGTTAATCTGAGCTGGCGCCTAGCCCTCCTCTCCATCACAGAAAGCACAAACCACAAATGAATTAACTCATATGTATGATTCGTTAGCATTTTCCTTGGTTTTTAGATTCATTAGACGATTTTGAGGGTTGAGGGCATTTAAGAAACAATGATGAAAGGGTCACAAGTACTTTGCACATTAACACTTCACCAAGTGTAACAAGATAACACGAAACCGCAACTACTACTGTTACAATGATGCTAGCGAAGGGATCACATTGGGCCAGAGTATGAAAAATAGTCTTTGCTTTTTGTTTTAATGAATACTTTTACCTCGTGAATTACGGAAAATGCGAAAGCTGCACCACAATTTATTGAGGGAGTACTGTAGAATGCCCCCAACCACAGAGgcacaacatacatgtagattactGGTATAAGATTGCAAATGCTGGTTAGAACTGAAATTTTGAAATAACTCAGCAATTTATCAACAAAGAATTGATATACAGGTATGCacatatatattgtagtttattcAAGGGCAACTTCGATTGATTACTGGCCAAACATGAGGTAAAACGCATGTATATTAGGAGCAACAAAGTGGAACTATGGGTAGGTGTTTGTGTTGTTTTAACCAAAAGATTTTTTCCTGAAGCATAGCTTACAAAGATAGAACTTCACCGCTGGAGCTCTCCAGTGTctcacagctctgacaattgtTACACACTGATATGTAAAGATGTTTAGCATTGATGATGTCCTTGAAGGTTTTGTCCATAACAAAGGATTTTGATTTGGAACTAATGATATCAATAAGCTATTGATGCCCTGAGAATTCTCTACATACAATGAATTTGATGTATGGCGGCGCTATTACAGACTGCCTCAATAAAGCAACAAACACCGTCGTTATTCGTCGCTACCTGCTGCCTCAGAAACCAAAATTTACTTTAGCATTTTGTTCTAGGTTAGAGCCCAAGTCAAAATACAACTTGCCAGGGGCCAGTATTACACTGAACCACAAGGTATCTCACTGACCGGTTAAAATAGATTGCTTACTTTTTCACTGACAAAGTTGAGATTAGAGCATAGTTTACCGCAATGAACTTTATAACAAAGGCTAGTTCAAAAAGCAGTCACAGATTAAAAACAggctaattttaaaaataaatcatacaTGAATGTTTTTCTAAGGTTCTTCAAATTATCGTTtctgtattttttaaaaatgttcttTGGTTACAAATAATGATTTTGGTTGGTCACTATTGctcaattattaaaatattatatactaatataatatacaatattatgtaattatattaAACATTATGGAAACAACTCACcaaaaataagcaatcaaccCGCTCTTGTATTCCAGTATGTTTTCTTCCAAACTCTGTTTTGTACTGTCTCATGGGATAGTGCTGCGGAAAATTAGGACCATGCACTTGCCTAACGGAGCTGCAAAGAAAAAGGTGACAGAAGTGTATTTAATAGCATAAACTTACAGAGAAATGAAAAAGCTAATTTTAGTGACTTGAAGAGTTTGATCAGCTTTTTTGTAGAACTTGTTCCTAAACTACACCCAGTATTTAACCTGGTTTCATATAACCGCTGAACACAAAGACATACCTGACGTATATGTATGCGTTCTATTCTGAACCGGAATTTTCGATAATATAAATTTGCAAACGAAACACTGTAAAAGTTGCTAAATGTAGTAAACAGATTGAGCAGGCTACTTTAAGCGGCTATATGATCGGACACAAATTATAGCGGCTTCATTTTCTGTAGCCACATCAGCTGCAGTAGAAGCACCTGCAGTAGCTGTCAATGACTGTGCATGTATGTAGCTGACGATTAGCAACAGGTGGTAATAGTGTTACTAGGTGCACTCAGTGCTTGCCCTAGTAGTTCATGAAGTCTTAACCTCTCATCTCAAGTCAGCAAATTTACtaaatgcaaatataaattaatataaccTGAAAAGGTTTTTTATGGTTTCCTTAAGAACCCTTTCTTCAAATCTTGTTGGATGTTCATATCCTTTTGCTGAAACATTGCGATGTATTTCAATTCCTTCTTCTTTGCTTCCTTGATAGTAGCGATGCTCTGGCAGATGGATAGCATCtggcagtaaaattttgataatattaaaataataacaaaataatcaaGACAACCACTTAcaagtataataataaatataaaaaataataatagtaaatatgatTAAAAAAAAACCAAATTAGGCTACTATTCGAATACAAAGTCAAATAACTGCGTGGAATGGACTTTGGTGTCACAGATATAAGTTTGACACATTTAGTTTTCAAATTGATTACtgttgcaaaaataaaaatgatatgtAATAAAAGAACATAAACACACTgaaataaaaagctttttgaCAACTCTAAGGTTTAGATAAATGCTTATTTAACAAGATGGAGAATAGCACATATAAAAGACGTCTGCGTTACACTTGCGTTAAATCCACAGATCTTTTTTCGCTAATGTTAACTAATCACACATGAATGAGCAATAAACTTTTACtttattgtttttatcatttaatcTCACTGATTTAAGGTCCTAACCAGCTTATAATAGCAATGTTCAAAATATTGCTAATAGTTGTCCTCTCTCTATCTTAAATAAAGCAACTCCTAAGATTTTCTGAATAGCATGTAATGTTGCTAAAAGACTGCTCACATGAGAGAGCATTTTTGGTTAGTAGCAATGCCGTCAACTTATGCTACAAGCAATCATGGAAAACACCAAAATAGAACCaatgtatggcgccttacagtgcctcgcgttgcgcgttcacaactcgagttgtacaactcgaattgcacaactcgagttgtgaacacgcaacgcgactttgtaaaagtaaggtgcaatatattggtattacgatAGCATAAccatagatctggttatattaacaatggtacatcaatagccacccgttagctaatagaaattaaactatgtatgtatgtactgtaaaactagagctaatggcgaattatagtgggccgagtttgcaactcgagttgtacaactcgagttatatttaccaactcgagtttgtaaatataactcgagttgtacaactcgagttacacaactcgagttcatcaaaaatctaggccgagttcttttaacagcaactcgagttcaacaactcggcttgagaacatctcaccttttcattttctctagctatattatctatatatggaatttattttggtgcatcattaaacgccgttgaaataatttctatgttcattttcggtgttcattcagtttcttgtcaggttctagagagataactctttttcatttgaaaaagaagtggcccagctcccacatagattgttttttagtttgcttcttACATTCTACAgttgtttttgtctcgttatatttatagaaataaatatgctcaaatatcgccaatatatataatttaaatgtgtatatatatttaaattattattattaaatttctgtaaatgttctgtaaatgagacaccccaattactcactttgctttttttacaaacccgtgttagttttgcgtagcacaactcgagttcatccgaaacccaggccgagttgtacaactcggcaactcgagttgtacaactcgagctccaaacacgcaacgcgaggcactgtaaggcgccatagataACTGCTCATTAGCTGATTTCAACACAGCACCACTTTATGATTTGAGTGTCTCACTTGTAACCATACCAACTACATTTATAAATGAGTATTTTAACCTGTGACTGCTAAGGATGATTTGCTGACCTAGTTAGTGAGCTTGGTGTATTTTGCTGCTCTTTCAGACTGCTTCACAGGAATTCTAAGCATGTGAGCATAAATCTGTTCTGATAAAGTGATTCTGTTAAAAGTGTTAATGAGTTTGGTTGCTAATATTTGGCTGCAAAGAAACATGgtagattttattagttgtTTGCCTGGTGTTGACGTCACTTGTATTTGTTTTACATCTGAAGTTTGAATTTAATAGAGCTGAAAGTGATAATATAAGGAGATTTGATACAGAAGTGGAAGGTTTTTAAACCATGTTTGACTCCAAACAGCCACTTTACATGACATGTGCAGCGAGCCAAGTAACTCTTTTCCTATTGGTTAGTCTAAACTACAGATTGAAAATGCATCACTAGTGCTATTAAACAGTCACGGAGCATTTCAACAAACCCGATGGTCTTGGTATCCGACTCGTCTGTGGTTAGTCAAAAAAGTTAATCTGATTAGATAATATTCggatttcaatttatttatttttacatcagaACATTTTTATTCACTTGTTAGTAATAATAAACTCAGTCGTCAGCAGCTTTTTAACTGTTCTAGTAAAATTATAGAAGCCTGTTTGTACAAATGCAATTTTAACCACTTATCGGTAAGATAAATCATTGAAGTAATAAcatgtaatttaaaaaaactgttatAAATGTCATGACTTTCTCAACCACAAAAAGCTGGTTTTTATTGGTCAATGCATTTGTAGAAGTCACGTGTAATTGAGCAGCATTGCTATATGTAGTCATAACAAATATCTACAGCATTTGTCATAAAATCACTTTCTCAGCGCTTGAAACCACTGCTTACACTAGTGCTATCAGcatgctaaagacatactaatGCAGAAAAACCTTCAACTAGTTCACACGGCTTTGAGGAAAATTCATGATGCGACATTGGATA from Watersipora subatra chromosome 2, tzWatSuba1.1, whole genome shotgun sequence encodes:
- the LOC137387745 gene encoding RIIa domain-containing protein 1-like, with the protein product MADQPKADPPHGLERYDLGGPNDLGALSKTQQEKLNRHKIQTRMANEKYLREHPEVDCLLSSFLRDVYLQRPEDIREFAATYFNDVNLPDKIEEAMTEKQEKHYELKVLRNINHNQTSS